The Streptomyces sp. NBC_01142 genome has a window encoding:
- a CDS encoding alpha-L-rhamnosidase, with amino-acid sequence MSGAPTLRPYALRCDHRTTPLGIDEPAPLLSWRLASDRRGDDPVAYRARVAERPEDLDEDSQPLWDSGRVEDPGAIGVVYAGPALKPRTRYHWRVAVWPRDRVDPAEASSWFETALCETAPADTGTRTATATATRGWTASWITHDPRPIDVVDAPIEGEFALDDHGLAPCPTLRRAFTGSPGAHARLYVSARGLYEVRLNGVRVGDAELTPGWTDYTHRVQYQTYDVTELVRDGENVLAATVADGWWSGFVGFEPRRAGAHYGSFPQLLAELHLTGADGRTTTIVTDGTWRTHTGAIRHADLLMGECHDLRRAHNGWDLPGFDDTDWSPALITDADHRLLVASVDEPVRATAELRPRSVTRVSHDVHIVDFGQNLAGRIRLRVDRLAPGARVVVRHAEVLDAKQRLYTANLRTAAATDVLIGDGSEHIVFEPRFTYHGFRYAEIRGVPQVYESDVVAVALHSDTPWAGEFDCSDPGVRRLHDCVGWGQRSNFVSVPTDCPQRDERLGWLADAQVFLPTAALNADVAAFFTKWLRDVDDARTPDGGFGNIAPRLVGVDGEGAPGWGDAGVIIPWHLYRTYDDPRFLARALDGMCAWVDLIRRHNPDLIWRRRVGPHFADWLAPGTPTPRDVIATAYFAHSADLTGKAADVLGHGDVARAHHRLAADIRSAFAQRFVSVLDGAAPYDPTTGTAPYDFTADTASYGSGVNEPTVRIAGDTQTGYLLALAFDLLPAGRADAAARRLAQLIEKAGPALQTGFLGVALAAPVLDAYGRADLAHALLHRTEVPSWLFPLRHGATTIWERWDGWTPEAGFRAPSMNSFNHYALGSIGEWLYRGVAGLDQHADSTGYRHLSVRPRPGDLTHASARHESVRGTVSVRWQRHGDSIDLRVRVPPGATADVSVPTTDPRSIRESGAAPTGGDHITLLATAPDHVVYRVASGNYRFTAAFSPAPSFAGPHEEDTP; translated from the coding sequence ATGTCCGGCGCGCCGACCCTGCGGCCCTACGCCCTGCGATGTGACCACCGCACCACCCCGCTGGGGATCGACGAGCCCGCGCCGCTGCTCTCGTGGCGCCTGGCCTCCGACCGTCGCGGCGACGATCCCGTCGCCTATCGGGCGCGCGTCGCCGAACGACCCGAGGACCTGGACGAGGACAGCCAACCCCTCTGGGACTCCGGCCGGGTGGAGGATCCCGGCGCGATCGGCGTCGTCTACGCCGGACCTGCGCTCAAGCCCCGTACGCGCTACCACTGGCGGGTCGCCGTGTGGCCGCGCGACCGGGTGGATCCGGCCGAGGCCTCGTCCTGGTTCGAGACCGCGCTGTGCGAGACCGCGCCGGCCGACACCGGCACGAGGACGGCCACGGCAACAGCAACTCGAGGGTGGACTGCCTCGTGGATCACCCACGACCCGCGCCCCATCGACGTCGTGGACGCGCCCATCGAGGGCGAGTTCGCCCTCGACGACCACGGGCTCGCCCCCTGTCCCACCCTGCGCCGCGCCTTCACCGGCTCGCCCGGCGCACACGCCCGCCTCTATGTCAGCGCGCGCGGTCTGTACGAGGTCCGTCTCAACGGCGTACGGGTCGGGGACGCGGAACTCACGCCGGGCTGGACCGACTACACCCACCGCGTGCAGTACCAGACGTACGACGTGACCGAGCTGGTCCGCGACGGCGAGAACGTCCTCGCGGCGACCGTCGCCGACGGGTGGTGGAGCGGATTCGTCGGCTTCGAACCCCGCAGGGCCGGCGCCCACTACGGCTCGTTCCCCCAGCTCCTGGCCGAACTTCACCTCACCGGTGCAGACGGCCGCACCACCACGATCGTCACCGACGGCACATGGCGCACCCACACCGGGGCGATCCGCCACGCGGACCTGCTCATGGGTGAATGCCACGACCTGCGGCGCGCGCACAACGGCTGGGATCTGCCCGGCTTCGACGACACCGACTGGTCGCCGGCCCTGATCACGGACGCCGACCATCGGCTGCTCGTGGCATCCGTCGACGAGCCCGTGCGGGCGACGGCCGAACTGCGACCGCGCTCGGTCACCCGCGTCTCCCACGACGTCCATATCGTCGACTTCGGCCAGAACCTCGCCGGCCGAATACGGCTCCGCGTCGACAGACTCGCCCCCGGCGCACGTGTGGTCGTCCGCCACGCCGAAGTGCTGGACGCCAAGCAGCGCCTGTACACGGCCAATCTGCGGACCGCGGCCGCGACCGACGTGCTGATCGGTGACGGGAGCGAACACATCGTGTTCGAGCCGCGCTTCACCTACCACGGGTTCCGATACGCGGAGATCCGCGGAGTCCCGCAGGTGTACGAATCCGATGTCGTCGCCGTGGCCCTGCACAGCGACACCCCGTGGGCCGGTGAGTTCGACTGCTCGGACCCCGGCGTCCGACGGCTCCACGACTGTGTCGGGTGGGGACAGCGCTCCAACTTCGTCAGCGTGCCCACCGACTGCCCGCAGCGCGACGAGCGGCTGGGGTGGCTCGCCGACGCCCAGGTCTTCCTGCCCACGGCCGCGCTCAATGCCGATGTCGCGGCGTTCTTCACCAAGTGGCTGCGCGATGTCGACGACGCCCGCACCCCCGACGGCGGCTTCGGCAACATCGCCCCACGCCTGGTGGGTGTCGACGGTGAAGGGGCTCCCGGCTGGGGCGACGCGGGCGTGATCATCCCCTGGCACCTGTACCGCACCTACGACGACCCACGCTTCCTCGCCCGCGCGCTGGACGGCATGTGCGCCTGGGTCGACCTGATCCGCCGCCATAATCCCGACCTGATCTGGCGCCGTCGCGTGGGACCGCACTTCGCCGACTGGCTCGCGCCCGGCACCCCGACGCCGCGCGACGTCATCGCCACCGCCTACTTCGCGCACAGCGCCGACCTTACCGGCAAGGCCGCAGATGTCCTGGGACACGGCGACGTCGCGCGCGCCCACCACCGGCTGGCCGCCGACATCCGCAGCGCGTTCGCCCAACGATTCGTCAGCGTCCTCGACGGCGCCGCCCCGTACGACCCCACCACAGGCACCGCCCCGTACGACTTCACCGCCGACACCGCCTCGTACGGCAGCGGCGTCAACGAGCCCACCGTGCGCATCGCGGGCGACACCCAGACCGGCTATCTCCTCGCCCTCGCCTTCGACCTGCTGCCCGCGGGCCGCGCCGACGCCGCCGCACGCCGTCTCGCCCAACTGATCGAGAAGGCCGGTCCCGCTCTCCAGACCGGTTTCCTGGGTGTCGCACTCGCCGCGCCCGTCCTGGACGCGTACGGGCGTGCCGACCTCGCGCACGCTCTGCTGCACCGCACCGAAGTGCCGTCGTGGCTGTTTCCGCTGCGCCACGGCGCCACCACCATCTGGGAACGCTGGGACGGCTGGACCCCCGAGGCGGGGTTCCGCGCACCGTCGATGAACTCGTTCAACCACTACGCGCTCGGCTCGATCGGCGAATGGCTCTACCGCGGTGTCGCCGGCCTCGACCAGCACGCGGACTCCACCGGATACCGGCACCTGAGTGTGCGTCCCCGCCCCGGCGACCTCACCCACGCGAGCGCCCGCCATGAATCGGTCCGCGGCACCGTGTCGGTGCGCTGGCAACGTCACGGCGACAGCATCGACCTGCGCGTGCGAGTGCCACCCGGCGCCACCGCCGACGTGTCGGTGCCCACCACGGACCCGCGCTCGATCCGTGAATCGGGTGCAGCGCCGACGGGCGGCGACCACATCACGCTGCTCGCGACCGCCCCCGACCACGTCGTCTACCGCGTGGCCTCGGGGAACTACCGCTTCACCGCGGCCTTTTCCCCAGCACCGTCGTTCGCCGGCCCCCACGAGGAGGACACACCATGA
- a CDS encoding extracellular solute-binding protein — protein sequence MTTGSRSLPGRGTVGRRGFFRVAGGAVALAALPPVLTACSESSRSGKVRIVGVADQQKPIEELLAAYRKSHPDDDFTTSFAPTDQVQTVVRTQLAGGNAPDLHVLYPGSGSAMSMVELARAGLLSDLGAQAWTRDIPANFDAAYRSEGKTYLYSAGSSAIGAIYNKKAFAKAGAQPPRTWGELLDVCAKLKAKGIVPIALGAQTPWVTQMITYALVPNAVYAKNPDFDEEMAAGRATFRDSGWADAMGKYQELQRRGFFNDNPNGTTYEQQTSLVAGGKAAMAVQVSAVLSAFRQATRTPDDLGMFPFPGGDDAAKLWIPAGIVVGLGVAAKARNKAKAMAFVEFLGKQENLNRWAAAVSAIPFKRDASSTIDPVLTDFLPIIDDNRAVPFMDQSWPNAEVQPAHFAAVQNLLAGKTDVKGALGQMDKAYGKKS from the coding sequence ATGACCACGGGTTCCCGCAGCCTGCCCGGCCGGGGCACGGTCGGCCGCCGAGGGTTCTTCCGCGTCGCCGGTGGGGCCGTGGCCCTCGCCGCGCTTCCTCCGGTTCTCACGGCATGCTCGGAGTCGAGCCGCTCCGGCAAGGTGCGCATCGTCGGCGTCGCCGACCAGCAGAAGCCCATCGAGGAACTCCTGGCGGCGTACCGCAAGAGCCACCCCGACGACGACTTCACCACCTCCTTCGCGCCCACCGACCAGGTGCAGACCGTCGTCCGCACCCAACTCGCCGGCGGCAACGCCCCCGACCTGCATGTGCTGTATCCCGGCAGCGGCAGCGCGATGTCGATGGTCGAGCTCGCCAGGGCCGGGCTCCTCTCCGACCTCGGCGCGCAGGCATGGACCCGGGACATACCGGCGAACTTCGACGCCGCGTACCGCAGCGAGGGCAAGACGTATCTGTACTCGGCGGGCAGCAGCGCCATCGGTGCCATCTACAACAAGAAGGCCTTCGCCAAGGCCGGAGCACAGCCGCCCAGGACATGGGGCGAACTCCTCGACGTCTGCGCCAAACTGAAGGCCAAGGGCATCGTGCCGATCGCCCTCGGCGCGCAGACCCCCTGGGTCACCCAAATGATCACGTACGCGCTGGTCCCCAACGCCGTCTACGCCAAGAACCCCGACTTCGACGAAGAGATGGCCGCCGGGCGCGCCACGTTCCGCGACTCGGGCTGGGCCGACGCCATGGGTAAATACCAGGAGCTGCAGCGCCGGGGCTTCTTCAACGACAACCCCAACGGCACCACCTACGAACAGCAGACCTCGCTGGTCGCCGGCGGAAAGGCTGCCATGGCCGTCCAGGTCTCCGCTGTTCTCTCCGCTTTCCGTCAGGCCACCCGGACCCCCGACGACCTGGGCATGTTCCCCTTCCCCGGCGGCGACGACGCCGCGAAACTGTGGATTCCGGCAGGTATCGTCGTCGGTCTCGGCGTCGCCGCCAAGGCCAGGAACAAGGCCAAAGCCATGGCCTTCGTCGAGTTCCTGGGCAAGCAGGAGAACCTCAACCGCTGGGCGGCGGCCGTCTCGGCCATCCCGTTCAAACGCGACGCGTCCTCCACCATCGACCCCGTACTGACCGACTTCCTGCCCATCATCGACGACAACCGTGCCGTCCCCTTCATGGACCAGAGCTGGCCCAACGCCGAGGTGCAGCCCGCCCACTTCGCGGCCGTACAGAACCTGCTCGCGGGCAAGACGGACGTGAAGGGCGCACTGGGACAGATGGACAAGGCCTACGGGAAGAAGTCGTGA
- a CDS encoding carbohydrate ABC transporter permease → MTSQHLTGSRRRRDPTVPPWIFVVPALAVYALVVLYPSLAGVMYAFTDWSGIGGFAFVGLDNFRTLLDDDRALESVSNTLLLTIAVVVVQNGIGLLLALGVHATIRSRSLLTVIFFAPAVVSPVMVAILWKYVYNPDNGAGLNGVLGAVGLGSLRQDWLGDPSLAVWSVAAMVIWQYAGYSMVVFLAGLQGVPDELHEAARIDGAGPWQRFRYVTWPLLAPALTINLMLSTIGGLKLFDQVYAATNGGPGTSSETLSTVLYKEAFVFGKFGYSTAVALVLALFVAAVSLVQLRYLRAREVTA, encoded by the coding sequence GTGACGTCGCAGCACCTCACCGGCTCACGACGCCGTCGCGATCCCACCGTCCCGCCGTGGATCTTCGTCGTTCCCGCACTCGCCGTGTACGCCCTCGTCGTCCTCTATCCGAGCCTTGCGGGGGTGATGTACGCCTTCACCGACTGGTCCGGCATCGGCGGTTTCGCCTTCGTGGGCCTGGACAACTTCCGCACCCTGCTCGACGACGACCGCGCCCTGGAATCCGTCAGCAACACGCTCCTGCTCACCATCGCCGTGGTCGTCGTCCAGAACGGCATCGGACTGCTGCTCGCGCTCGGCGTCCATGCCACCATCAGATCCCGGTCGCTGCTGACCGTGATCTTCTTCGCGCCCGCTGTCGTCAGCCCGGTCATGGTCGCGATCCTGTGGAAGTACGTCTACAACCCCGACAACGGCGCCGGCCTCAATGGCGTCCTCGGCGCTGTCGGCCTCGGCAGTCTGCGCCAGGACTGGCTCGGCGACCCCTCGCTCGCCGTGTGGTCCGTTGCCGCGATGGTCATATGGCAGTACGCCGGCTACTCGATGGTCGTCTTCCTCGCCGGCCTCCAGGGCGTACCCGACGAACTCCACGAGGCCGCCAGAATCGACGGCGCCGGACCGTGGCAGCGCTTCCGCTACGTCACCTGGCCGCTCCTGGCCCCGGCACTGACCATCAACCTCATGCTGTCGACCATCGGCGGCCTCAAACTCTTCGACCAGGTGTACGCCGCCACCAACGGCGGCCCCGGTACCTCCAGCGAGACGCTGTCGACGGTGCTGTACAAGGAAGCCTTCGTGTTCGGCAAATTCGGCTACAGCACCGCGGTCGCCCTCGTCCTCGCGTTGTTCGTCGCCGCCGTCTCCCTGGTCCAACTCCGCTATCTGCGCGCCCGGGAGGTGACCGCGTGA
- a CDS encoding carbohydrate ABC transporter permease: MSTGRKARLGSYGLELVMIAAAVMFLFPVYALVTLAMKDPQQIADSPLSPPSPPTLGNFGDAWTSASLGPALLNSTVITVVSLLLLIVLGSTGAYYLARRARGLGYGLYILFLLGIVLPFQLGMIPLYKLVDDLGWLGTYHGMVFFYTGIQLPFTVFLYTGFIRALPPDYAQAALIDGCNHRQAFTRIVFPLLRPITGTVIILNAVFIWNDFFTPLLYLGGSEKETVPVGVFSFVGQYVSDYGLVFAGLVLAALPILVVFLLLQRYVIKGFAGGLKG; encoded by the coding sequence GTGAGCACCGGGCGGAAGGCGAGGCTCGGGAGCTACGGCCTCGAACTGGTCATGATCGCCGCTGCGGTCATGTTTCTGTTCCCCGTGTACGCCCTGGTCACCCTGGCGATGAAGGACCCGCAACAGATCGCCGACTCGCCGCTGTCACCACCCTCCCCGCCCACTCTGGGCAACTTCGGCGACGCCTGGACCTCCGCCTCCCTGGGGCCCGCACTGCTCAACAGCACGGTCATCACCGTCGTCAGCCTGCTGCTGCTCATCGTCCTCGGCTCCACCGGCGCCTACTACCTCGCGCGCCGGGCCCGCGGACTCGGTTACGGGCTGTACATCCTGTTCCTGCTGGGCATCGTGCTGCCGTTCCAGCTCGGGATGATCCCGCTGTACAAACTGGTCGACGACCTCGGCTGGCTCGGCACCTACCACGGCATGGTCTTCTTCTACACGGGCATCCAACTGCCGTTCACCGTGTTCCTCTACACCGGATTCATCCGCGCGCTGCCGCCGGACTACGCGCAGGCCGCGCTCATCGACGGCTGCAACCACCGCCAGGCGTTCACCCGGATCGTCTTCCCCCTGCTGCGGCCGATCACCGGCACCGTGATCATCCTGAACGCGGTCTTCATCTGGAACGACTTCTTCACCCCGCTGCTGTACCTGGGCGGATCGGAGAAGGAGACCGTCCCGGTGGGCGTGTTCTCGTTCGTGGGCCAGTACGTCTCCGACTACGGCCTGGTCTTCGCCGGCCTGGTCCTGGCGGCCCTGCCCATCCTCGTGGTCTTCCTGCTGCTCCAGCGTTACGTGATCAAGGGCTTCGCCGGCGGTCTCAAGGGATGA
- a CDS encoding glycosyl hydrolase gives MSVDPCPLPASIAAILAEPPHAFSPTAIWWWSGERLGRARLRAQLERFVDGGVYNLVLLNLAPSGPLFGSDADDPAFLSDTWWALLHGVCDDARELGVSLWFYDQLGFSGADLQARLVDQQPAHAGRRLERVRTVVDSRGELRCPEQGQPLAAHAEPVDRDDRPVGPAVPLVADDPVVRTPGPGRWRLTLHHHVPLGFDYLGADACEALLDRVHGEFERRLGDRLGSVVVGSFQDELPALPTWSNRFAEAFLRRRGYDLTGCLGALYDDSTHPDTHRIRRDYHLTRAELAEEAFFRPLAAWHDRHGLIVGCDQQDPARAGHPVAGVELYADYARTHRWFSAPGSDHHGDARIHSSLAHLYGRPRTWIEAFHSTGWGGTLEETFDWLLPWLRAGATLYNPHAVYYTTKGGWWEWAPPATDWRQPYWRHHRVFADAVTRLCAILSLGRHLCDIAILLPTTTVQSGAALDGVTAAAARAQATYLELVGDMAWFRTRPGVVDRLGLDADVIDDASLSRAHVRGADAGGDVRLCVADEGYATIVLPACTVLEQDTARSLVAFASAGGHVIALGVLPELVVGPDGAATLDELRACFGDGRALFVPATDASAEALSEALSDALSEPHPAVRASVPALARRVDDATVVFLTAASPRATRASVAAPDERGAALGWLDVRYDFDPDRYARTARVRVRDVAGPAVLLDPFGGEPRTVAVRPAKDDSRAVEVDVPFDTGPAAVLVFPGGRGEAPIEAAAEPAVAVVVIPADAEWDMTLVPTLDDTWGDFARPATGPPAGPHAPVETECRTFRHRVEEPGEDGVRDGWAEPGRAAEPSGATVHATFGPRAIVLGAGAGDDIRSTLEWSETRGVHKDPVHRAVLGPKGHVPEEFLHIGPTGAGEVARVRVELLLDEAFEGHLAVGAAAAKTARIGGVPVALDDGGHLAMGPVRAEAGRHLLELDLIVHQKVDLRAHLALVRRPERYRRPEWILPAGRDGTVGTTLTLAELPARAVVQIAARGSCVLRVNGRVVGRQGGFDPYVAHAVPRVRRHDVTAALRTGENDITVETVPGDDPAVLVDAILYDGKGGHVATVHSDALWWTERAGGRAPVVVRREQAGDPAALYLRRRPHPLPGAAWLDPDADDGTVVPVGFAVPGGRAAVEWLWCELPPGTRQLTLDVHGDTTVFVDGHERPATTGTVCGGVRTLTVDVSADGPCGTRTAALRMQTRPGHQGGAALAGPLRCVVGPGRIRVGSWEKRGLAEYSGGVRYSRVVTLPADVATGRLSLDLGRVRGTAEVRVGGLAAGVRVCSPYVFDVTGLAVPGANTVEITVFGTLAPHLDASSPTHFVFPGQRVTGLMGPVRLWAQVGATS, from the coding sequence ATGAGCGTGGACCCGTGTCCGCTCCCCGCGAGCATCGCGGCGATCCTGGCAGAACCGCCGCACGCGTTCTCGCCCACCGCCATCTGGTGGTGGAGCGGGGAACGACTCGGCCGCGCACGCCTGCGGGCCCAGCTCGAACGCTTCGTGGACGGCGGGGTGTACAACCTCGTCCTTCTCAACCTGGCTCCGTCAGGGCCGCTGTTCGGGTCCGACGCCGACGACCCCGCGTTTCTCAGCGACACTTGGTGGGCCCTGCTCCATGGTGTCTGCGACGATGCGCGCGAGCTCGGCGTGAGCCTCTGGTTCTACGACCAGCTCGGATTCTCCGGAGCCGACCTCCAGGCACGCCTCGTCGACCAACAGCCCGCCCACGCCGGCCGTCGGCTCGAACGCGTACGCACGGTCGTGGACAGCCGGGGAGAGCTGCGCTGCCCCGAGCAGGGGCAACCCCTCGCGGCCCACGCCGAACCGGTCGACCGGGACGACCGGCCCGTCGGACCCGCGGTTCCGCTCGTCGCGGACGACCCGGTGGTCCGGACGCCGGGCCCGGGACGGTGGCGTCTGACGCTCCATCATCATGTGCCCCTCGGGTTCGACTATCTCGGCGCGGACGCGTGCGAGGCTCTGCTGGACCGGGTGCACGGGGAGTTCGAGCGGCGGCTCGGCGACCGGCTCGGGTCTGTCGTCGTCGGGTCGTTCCAGGACGAGTTGCCGGCCCTGCCCACCTGGTCGAACCGGTTCGCCGAAGCCTTTCTGCGGCGGCGCGGCTACGACCTCACCGGCTGTCTCGGCGCCCTGTACGACGACAGCACGCACCCGGACACCCACCGGATTCGGCGCGACTACCACCTGACGCGCGCCGAACTCGCCGAGGAGGCGTTCTTCCGGCCCCTCGCCGCCTGGCACGACCGGCACGGGCTGATCGTCGGCTGCGACCAGCAGGACCCCGCCCGCGCCGGACACCCCGTCGCGGGCGTCGAGTTGTACGCCGACTACGCCCGTACGCACCGCTGGTTCTCCGCACCCGGATCCGACCACCACGGCGACGCCCGTATCCACTCCTCGCTCGCCCATCTGTACGGCCGGCCCCGCACCTGGATCGAGGCCTTCCACTCGACCGGCTGGGGCGGCACGCTGGAGGAGACGTTCGACTGGCTGCTGCCGTGGCTTCGCGCCGGCGCGACCCTCTACAACCCGCATGCCGTCTACTACACGACCAAGGGCGGCTGGTGGGAATGGGCACCACCCGCAACCGACTGGCGTCAGCCGTACTGGCGGCACCATCGCGTCTTCGCCGACGCCGTGACCCGGCTGTGCGCGATCCTGAGTCTCGGCCGCCATCTGTGCGACATCGCGATACTGCTGCCCACCACCACGGTGCAGTCCGGCGCCGCGCTCGACGGTGTCACGGCAGCGGCGGCGAGAGCTCAGGCGACGTACCTCGAACTCGTCGGGGACATGGCCTGGTTCCGTACCCGCCCCGGCGTCGTGGACCGGCTCGGTCTCGACGCCGACGTGATCGACGACGCCTCCCTGTCCCGCGCCCACGTCCGCGGCGCCGACGCCGGCGGCGATGTGCGTCTGTGTGTCGCGGACGAGGGCTACGCGACGATCGTGCTGCCCGCGTGCACGGTCCTCGAGCAGGACACCGCGCGCAGTCTCGTCGCGTTCGCGTCGGCCGGCGGACACGTGATCGCGCTCGGTGTCCTCCCCGAACTCGTGGTCGGCCCGGACGGGGCCGCCACTCTGGACGAGCTTCGCGCGTGTTTCGGCGACGGCCGAGCGCTGTTCGTACCGGCCACGGACGCTTCGGCCGAGGCTCTGTCCGAGGCCTTGTCCGACGCCCTGTCCGAGCCGCACCCGGCCGTGCGGGCGTCGGTCCCCGCGCTCGCACGCCGCGTGGACGACGCCACGGTGGTATTCCTGACCGCGGCCTCCCCCCGCGCCACCCGAGCGTCCGTCGCCGCCCCCGACGAGCGCGGCGCCGCACTGGGCTGGCTCGACGTCCGCTACGACTTCGACCCCGACCGCTACGCGCGCACGGCACGCGTGCGGGTACGCGACGTCGCGGGCCCGGCCGTGCTCCTCGACCCCTTCGGCGGCGAACCGCGCACCGTGGCGGTCAGGCCCGCGAAGGACGACTCCCGGGCCGTGGAAGTCGACGTGCCCTTCGACACCGGACCCGCCGCGGTGCTGGTCTTTCCCGGGGGAAGGGGGGAGGCGCCGATCGAGGCAGCCGCGGAGCCGGCCGTCGCCGTGGTCGTGATTCCCGCGGACGCGGAGTGGGACATGACACTGGTGCCGACCCTCGATGATACCTGGGGCGACTTCGCCCGCCCCGCGACCGGCCCGCCCGCCGGTCCCCACGCTCCGGTGGAAACCGAGTGCCGTACGTTCCGGCACCGGGTGGAGGAACCGGGGGAGGACGGCGTACGCGACGGATGGGCCGAGCCGGGCCGTGCCGCCGAGCCGTCCGGGGCAACGGTCCACGCGACGTTCGGCCCCCGTGCGATCGTCCTCGGCGCAGGCGCAGGCGACGACATCCGGTCGACGCTCGAATGGTCCGAAACCCGGGGTGTCCACAAGGATCCCGTCCACCGGGCCGTGCTGGGCCCCAAGGGCCATGTGCCGGAAGAGTTCCTGCACATCGGGCCCACGGGTGCCGGCGAGGTCGCGCGCGTACGCGTCGAACTGCTGCTGGACGAGGCCTTCGAGGGCCACCTCGCGGTCGGGGCCGCGGCGGCGAAGACGGCCCGCATCGGAGGCGTACCCGTCGCCCTGGACGACGGCGGGCACCTCGCCATGGGTCCCGTACGCGCGGAGGCCGGCCGTCACCTCCTGGAACTTGATCTGATAGTCCATCAAAAAGTCGATCTGCGCGCGCACTTGGCGCTGGTCCGGCGGCCGGAGCGCTACCGGCGTCCGGAATGGATCCTCCCGGCCGGCCGGGACGGGACCGTGGGTACGACTCTGACGCTGGCCGAGCTCCCCGCTCGGGCCGTCGTCCAGATCGCCGCGCGCGGATCGTGCGTCCTGCGCGTCAACGGGCGGGTGGTCGGCAGGCAGGGCGGATTCGATCCGTACGTCGCGCACGCGGTGCCCCGCGTGCGACGACACGACGTGACGGCCGCCCTCCGTACCGGGGAGAACGACATCACGGTGGAGACGGTCCCCGGCGACGATCCCGCCGTGCTGGTGGATGCGATCCTCTACGACGGCAAGGGCGGCCACGTCGCGACCGTGCACAGCGATGCCCTGTGGTGGACCGAACGCGCCGGCGGGCGGGCGCCGGTCGTGGTGCGTCGCGAGCAGGCGGGGGACCCGGCTGCCCTGTATCTGCGCCGCAGGCCGCATCCCCTGCCCGGCGCCGCCTGGCTCGACCCCGACGCCGACGACGGCACGGTGGTACCGGTCGGGTTCGCGGTCCCGGGAGGCCGGGCCGCCGTGGAGTGGCTCTGGTGCGAACTACCGCCAGGTACAAGGCAGTTGACGCTGGATGTGCACGGCGACACGACCGTGTTCGTCGACGGCCATGAGCGCCCCGCGACGACCGGCACCGTCTGCGGCGGCGTACGCACCCTGACCGTGGACGTGTCGGCCGACGGCCCGTGCGGGACACGAACCGCCGCCCTGCGGATGCAGACCCGTCCGGGCCACCAGGGCGGAGCCGCCCTGGCCGGCCCGCTGCGCTGCGTGGTCGGCCCGGGCCGGATACGGGTCGGGAGCTGGGAGAAACGCGGCCTTGCCGAGTACAGCGGCGGCGTGCGGTACAGCCGCGTGGTGACGCTGCCCGCAGATGTCGCCACGGGACGGCTGTCCCTCGACCTCGGACGGGTCCGTGGCACCGCGGAGGTGCGGGTCGGTGGCCTCGCCGCCGGTGTGCGTGTCTGCTCCCCGTATGTGTTCGACGTGACGGGACTGGCCGTGCCCGGGGCGAACACCGTCGAGATCACTGTGTTCGGGACGCTCGCGCCGCATCTGGACGCCTCGAGTCCGACCCACTTCGTCTTCCCGGGGCAGCGCGTCACCGGCCTGATGGGCCCTGTCCGGCTGTGGGCTCAGGTCGGGGCGACCTCATAG
- a CDS encoding DeoR/GlpR family DNA-binding transcription regulator has translation MSQDKDQRGPLQRRREISDHVLSEGSASAADLAERFGVSPMTIYRDIDELEREGVLRKFRGGVTAQPSGVFESNVAYRKKSMRREKEALAAKAVTMIEPGMSVMIDDSTTAFELARLLPGIEPLTVITNFLEALNLLADERGLHLMALGGEYDPLHGSFLGVPCVEAVEALRVDLCFVSTSSVSGGFAFHQEQRIVAVKRAMLKAARRNVLMVDHSKLGRTALYRLAPLSTFDLVLVDDRTPPDVLRSLDESGVGYEVAPT, from the coding sequence ATGTCACAGGACAAGGACCAGCGGGGCCCCCTCCAGCGCCGCCGGGAGATTTCCGATCACGTGCTGAGCGAGGGATCGGCGTCGGCGGCGGACCTGGCCGAGCGATTCGGTGTGAGTCCGATGACGATCTACCGCGACATCGACGAACTCGAACGCGAGGGCGTCCTGCGCAAGTTCCGCGGAGGTGTCACCGCGCAGCCCTCCGGGGTGTTCGAGAGCAATGTCGCCTACCGCAAGAAGTCCATGCGGAGGGAGAAGGAGGCCCTCGCCGCCAAGGCAGTGACGATGATCGAACCGGGCATGTCCGTGATGATCGACGACTCGACCACCGCGTTTGAGCTGGCCCGTCTCCTCCCGGGCATCGAACCGCTGACCGTCATCACCAATTTCCTCGAGGCCCTGAACCTGCTCGCGGACGAACGCGGACTCCATCTGATGGCCCTGGGCGGCGAATACGACCCGTTGCACGGCTCGTTCCTCGGAGTGCCGTGCGTGGAAGCCGTCGAGGCCCTGCGGGTCGACCTGTGCTTCGTCTCCACATCGTCGGTGAGCGGCGGCTTCGCCTTCCACCAGGAACAGCGCATCGTCGCCGTCAAGCGCGCGATGCTCAAGGCCGCCCGCCGTAATGTGCTCATGGTCGACCACTCCAAACTCGGCCGTACCGCGCTGTACCGGCTCGCTCCGCTCAGCACGTTCGACCTGGTGCTGGTCGACGACCGCACACCACCGGACGTCCTGCGGTCCCTCGACGAGAGCGGCGTCGGCTATGAGGTCGCCCCGACCTGA